The Acidobacteriota bacterium genome includes a window with the following:
- a CDS encoding TolC family protein, whose amino-acid sequence MKLVVALLCGITAALLSPSPASACQDVPASRPAASVHLRLDEAVGAALTNAPALAAADAQQRAARWKERAIARSRWGQVDAVALYSRYQDDQLLRPMAIQLFGPGGFAALPWDRDQFHYGLTFQVPLYLGGRLSATVDVARLQADQAALLLEGSRWEVRANVTSLYTAAQALEVVIRALDQNLAALDATRLKVVLMVDQGRRPGLDLLKLDEEMADAQARRAGLVADNTRVRSLVLALAGRDPWLTLEVDPLPPGEPQLTHGGSELEALVRDSSPIRRGELATAQAEAGVRVARAAMRPTVSARANLMQNYGVSMGDQLGTWDVSVALSVPLFNGGARSAELASARETERAARQAALKVRLDREAQVVDALARFEASRQAVVAARARIASAAEAARIEQIRYDTGAGTVDDLLRARAHELAAASALAQARGDQFATAARINAIVEKEVVQ is encoded by the coding sequence ATGAAACTCGTCGTAGCGCTCCTGTGTGGGATCACCGCCGCGTTGCTGTCGCCGAGCCCGGCATCGGCCTGCCAGGACGTGCCTGCGTCTCGGCCCGCTGCATCGGTGCACCTGCGACTGGATGAGGCCGTGGGCGCGGCCCTGACGAACGCGCCCGCCCTCGCGGCAGCCGACGCCCAGCAACGGGCGGCCCGGTGGAAGGAGCGGGCGATCGCCCGCAGCCGCTGGGGCCAGGTGGACGCCGTCGCGCTTTACTCGCGCTACCAGGACGACCAACTCCTCCGCCCGATGGCCATCCAGCTGTTCGGGCCTGGGGGCTTTGCCGCGCTACCCTGGGACCGTGATCAGTTTCACTATGGTCTGACCTTCCAAGTCCCGCTCTATCTTGGGGGACGGCTCTCGGCCACCGTGGACGTCGCCCGGCTCCAAGCCGATCAGGCGGCGCTGCTTCTCGAAGGTTCCCGGTGGGAGGTGCGGGCGAACGTCACGTCTCTCTACACGGCCGCTCAGGCCCTCGAGGTCGTTATCCGAGCGCTCGACCAGAACCTCGCTGCGCTCGACGCCACCAGGCTCAAGGTGGTCCTGATGGTCGACCAGGGCCGGCGTCCGGGTCTCGACCTGCTGAAGCTCGATGAGGAGATGGCAGACGCGCAAGCCCGCAGGGCGGGCCTCGTCGCTGACAACACCCGGGTGCGCAGCCTCGTGCTCGCTCTGGCCGGTCGTGACCCGTGGCTTACGCTCGAGGTCGATCCCCTGCCGCCCGGCGAGCCACAGCTCACCCACGGCGGCTCCGAACTGGAGGCCCTGGTGCGGGACAGCTCACCGATCCGCCGCGGGGAATTGGCCACCGCACAGGCCGAAGCCGGCGTCAGGGTGGCGCGCGCGGCGATGCGTCCGACGGTAAGTGCCCGCGCCAACCTCATGCAGAACTACGGTGTGTCTATGGGTGACCAGCTCGGGACATGGGATGTCTCGGTCGCGCTCTCCGTGCCGCTCTTCAACGGAGGCGCCCGATCCGCGGAACTCGCCAGCGCTCGAGAGACCGAGCGCGCGGCCCGCCAGGCGGCATTGAAGGTTCGTCTCGACCGCGAGGCGCAGGTGGTCGATGCCCTGGCGCGCTTCGAGGCGAGCCGCCAGGCCGTCGTGGCCGCTCGCGCCCGGATCGCGTCGGCCGCCGAGGCGGCGCGCATCGAACAGATCAGGTACGACACCGGCGCGGGTACTGTCGACGACCTGCTCCGGGCACGTGCCCACGAACTGGCGGCGGCAAGCGCTCTCGCCCAGGCGCGGGGCGACCAGTTCGCCACCGCCGCCCGGATCAACGCGATTGTGGAAAAGGAGGTGGTGCAATGA
- a CDS encoding cupin domain-containing protein, whose protein sequence is MSTTTQMIPAAEALLLQSLVSPTEHGIASRVLAKTSGGNITLFAFDAGQGLTEHTSPFDALVMVLEGSLTLTIGGTPIRATPGTIVRMPADVPHALDAPEPARMLLIMLRDPKVA, encoded by the coding sequence ATGTCCACAACGACCCAGATGATTCCGGCAGCCGAGGCGTTGCTACTTCAGTCGCTCGTCAGCCCCACCGAACACGGAATCGCCAGTCGCGTGCTGGCGAAGACCAGTGGCGGCAACATCACACTCTTCGCATTTGACGCGGGGCAGGGACTCACCGAGCACACGTCGCCGTTTGATGCGCTCGTGATGGTCCTCGAAGGCTCACTCACCCTCACGATCGGCGGCACGCCGATTCGCGCGACGCCGGGCACGATCGTGCGCATGCCCGCCGACGTTCCGCACGCGCTCGATGCGCCTGAGCCGGCTCGAATGCTGCTCATCATGTTGCGGGACCCCAAGGTGGCGTAA
- a CDS encoding cytochrome b N-terminal domain-containing protein, with protein sequence MRHRLAVWFDGVRRSVWRIGWPVTDKDRAAAMISSLFLHIHSARVSRHVLKPTYTFALGLVSGILFIVLSVTGLALMLYYVPYPPEAYRSMKDLQFVVTFGIVLRNMHRWSAHAMVGVVFLHMCRVFWTGSYKPPREFNWVVGVLLLLLTLGLSFTGYLLPWDQLAFWAITVGTNIAAYAPVVGDQVKFLLLGGHMIGPMTLLRFYVLHCVILPLAMLLLISLHVWRVRKDGLSGAEISASPTEERAGVFPASAKTYGLMGLTTRPRASVEARDPNDEVFAWPHLLYRELLVALAVIVVLHVVSLVFMAPLEEIADPTRTPNPAKAPWYFLGLQELVHYSALVGGVIVPTLIVLALLVLPYIDRGTSGSGRWFAPERRLANSVFTTLAVVSVVLTVIGTFFRGANWAWVWPWK encoded by the coding sequence ATGCGGCACAGACTGGCAGTCTGGTTCGACGGCGTGCGCCGTTCTGTCTGGCGTATCGGGTGGCCCGTGACAGACAAGGACCGCGCCGCCGCGATGATCTCGAGTCTGTTCCTGCACATCCATTCCGCACGCGTCAGCCGCCACGTGCTGAAGCCGACCTACACGTTCGCGTTGGGGCTCGTCTCGGGAATTCTGTTCATCGTCCTCTCGGTGACCGGCCTGGCGCTGATGCTCTATTACGTGCCGTATCCGCCGGAAGCGTACCGGAGCATGAAGGATTTGCAGTTCGTCGTCACCTTCGGGATCGTGTTGCGCAACATGCATCGCTGGTCGGCCCACGCGATGGTGGGGGTCGTATTCCTGCACATGTGCCGCGTGTTCTGGACCGGATCCTACAAGCCGCCGCGCGAGTTCAATTGGGTCGTCGGCGTTTTGCTGCTGCTCTTGACGCTTGGCTTGTCGTTCACCGGATACCTGCTGCCGTGGGATCAGCTCGCGTTCTGGGCCATTACCGTTGGCACCAACATCGCGGCGTACGCGCCGGTCGTTGGCGATCAGGTGAAATTCCTGTTGCTTGGCGGCCACATGATTGGTCCGATGACGCTGCTGCGCTTCTACGTGCTGCACTGCGTGATCCTGCCGCTCGCGATGCTGCTGCTCATCTCCCTGCATGTATGGCGCGTGCGGAAGGACGGATTGAGCGGCGCCGAGATCTCCGCGTCGCCCACGGAGGAGCGGGCCGGTGTCTTTCCGGCGTCCGCGAAAACCTACGGGCTTATGGGCCTCACCACACGCCCGCGCGCATCCGTCGAGGCGCGCGATCCGAACGATGAAGTGTTCGCCTGGCCGCACTTGTTGTATCGCGAGCTGTTGGTCGCCCTCGCCGTGATTGTCGTGCTTCACGTCGTCTCGTTGGTGTTCATGGCACCACTCGAGGAGATCGCCGATCCGACGCGCACGCCCAACCCCGCGAAAGCGCCTTGGTACTTCCTCGGGCTCCAGGAGCTGGTGCACTACTCGGCGCTGGTGGGTGGCGTCATCGTCCCAACGCTGATTGTGCTGGCACTGCTGGTCCTTCCGTATATCGACCGGGGCACATCGGGCTCTGGTCGATGGTTTGCGCCAGAGCGGCGCCTGGCCAATTCGGTGTTCACCACGCTCGCTGTGGTGAGCGTCGTGCTGACGGTCATCGGGACGTTCTTCCGCGGCGCCAACTGGGCGTGGGTGTGGCCATGGAAGTGA
- a CDS encoding TetR/AcrR family transcriptional regulator, translating to MAEKRDTEIRREQIAQAALSVVAGKGVRGLSIAAVARVVGLVPSALYRHFAGKDAILDAVLDLISERLTDHVTAVTLAHPDALSRLRDLHGRHMELIRSSHAIPRIVFSEEAYNGNRRHRAKVVSLVTRYLARVAEIIRHGQLQGEIRPDLDPEAVATLFLGLVQPPALLWQVSGGTLDLTKHSDQTWMLFSEAIRQR from the coding sequence ATGGCTGAGAAACGGGACACCGAGATTCGCCGCGAGCAAATCGCCCAGGCCGCCCTGTCGGTGGTCGCCGGCAAGGGCGTGCGGGGGTTGAGCATCGCGGCCGTCGCGCGCGTCGTCGGCCTCGTCCCGTCGGCCCTGTACCGACACTTCGCGGGCAAGGATGCCATCCTCGATGCCGTCCTCGACCTCATCAGCGAACGGCTGACCGACCACGTCACCGCCGTCACGCTGGCGCATCCCGACGCGCTCTCGCGCCTGCGCGACCTGCACGGCAGGCACATGGAGCTGATTCGCAGCAGCCATGCGATTCCCCGCATCGTGTTTTCGGAGGAAGCCTACAACGGCAATCGCCGCCACCGGGCCAAGGTGGTCTCGTTGGTCACGCGCTACCTGGCGCGCGTCGCCGAGATCATCCGGCACGGCCAATTGCAGGGAGAGATTCGGCCGGATCTCGACCCAGAGGCGGTGGCCACCTTGTTTCTCGGCCTGGTTCAGCCGCCCGCCTTGCTGTGGCAGGTGAGCGGGGGGACGCTGGATCTGACGAAGCACAGCGACCAGACGTGGATGCTGTTCAGCGAAGCGATTCGGCAGCGCTGA
- a CDS encoding c-type cytochrome has translation MEVKQIAPARLHILLACLAVAFLLIFSWVLLREGTAEWRTTQAQFARLEATVKNPHQLAQAANVGGPHQIWLEDLGRVDRCTTCHLGIDDPAFAVVPQPFTAHPGAWLTTHPPDRFGCTVCHDGQGQATDYRAAAHQPQDFELRPMRPLETIEANCGTCHRALDPPDAPRLAEGRRLIIESGCVSCHEIPGFEGVTFSGPALASIGYKVRPEWLRAWLKDPKSYLSQSKMGNFRLSDVEIASLQAFLLSQRAEAPPDSAGVDWSKASADNGRALFGELRCVSCHAVNGRGGTMGPELTRVGDKVRRAGLFSFLKDPHRTQPDTPMLQYRLTDDQVRDLTAFLLEQYRSTDTPESAPAAYQDARAVAAGRSVFEKRGCASCHQLPGVTESGRIGPSLAGIADRDPDQLLYGSHIVRHTTENYIFLKVLLPSALGQPSTMPTFSFTPAQAAKIALALAGIRKADLPASYVRNRQPPAPYRPAGRFGELVDRYRCLSCHSVGGYGGDLSTVPLDRIGSQLKHDYIASYLLNPGAVRVSLEARMPVFHMAPDEAKEVADYFSSVFLDDELERYNARFTPAEARHGQELYGQLGCAACHQLGTTGGYVGPELSHTGERLKSGWIAAFLTAPTRYKPGTLQPDYGLSSADARALTAYLSSIGEGAAGKMGGTR, from the coding sequence ATGGAAGTGAAGCAGATTGCTCCCGCGCGGCTGCACATTCTGCTCGCGTGCCTCGCCGTGGCGTTCCTGCTGATCTTCTCGTGGGTGTTGCTGCGCGAGGGGACCGCCGAGTGGCGCACGACACAGGCGCAATTCGCCAGGCTCGAAGCGACTGTCAAGAACCCGCACCAGCTCGCCCAGGCCGCCAACGTCGGCGGCCCTCACCAGATCTGGCTCGAAGACCTCGGGCGCGTCGACCGCTGCACCACGTGCCATCTCGGGATTGACGATCCCGCGTTTGCCGTCGTCCCTCAGCCGTTCACCGCCCACCCAGGCGCCTGGCTGACGACGCATCCGCCCGACCGGTTTGGGTGCACTGTGTGCCATGACGGTCAGGGCCAGGCGACCGACTACCGCGCCGCCGCGCATCAACCGCAGGACTTCGAACTGCGGCCGATGCGGCCGCTCGAGACGATCGAAGCCAACTGCGGCACCTGCCACCGCGCCCTCGACCCGCCGGACGCGCCGCGCCTGGCCGAAGGCCGCCGGCTGATCATCGAGTCTGGGTGCGTCTCCTGCCACGAGATCCCGGGCTTCGAGGGCGTGACGTTTAGCGGCCCCGCCCTGGCGAGCATCGGCTACAAGGTCCGGCCCGAATGGCTGCGCGCGTGGTTGAAGGATCCGAAAAGCTACCTCTCGCAGTCGAAGATGGGCAACTTCCGGTTGTCGGACGTGGAAATCGCCAGCCTGCAGGCGTTCCTGCTCTCGCAGCGGGCGGAGGCTCCGCCCGACAGCGCCGGCGTCGACTGGTCGAAGGCCAGCGCGGACAACGGGCGCGCGCTCTTCGGCGAGCTGCGCTGCGTGAGCTGCCACGCCGTCAACGGGCGCGGCGGCACGATGGGGCCCGAACTGACGCGCGTCGGCGACAAGGTGCGCCGCGCCGGGCTCTTCAGCTTCCTGAAAGATCCGCATCGCACGCAGCCGGATACGCCGATGCTGCAGTACCGCCTCACCGACGACCAGGTGCGCGATCTCACAGCGTTCCTGCTCGAGCAGTATCGATCGACCGATACGCCCGAGTCGGCGCCGGCCGCCTATCAGGACGCGCGGGCGGTGGCGGCGGGACGGAGCGTCTTCGAGAAGCGGGGCTGCGCGAGCTGTCACCAGCTCCCGGGCGTGACCGAGTCGGGCCGCATCGGCCCGAGCCTGGCCGGCATCGCCGATCGCGACCCCGACCAGCTGCTTTACGGCAGCCACATCGTGCGGCACACGACCGAGAACTACATCTTTCTGAAAGTTCTCCTACCCAGCGCGCTCGGTCAACCCTCGACGATGCCGACGTTCTCGTTCACGCCCGCCCAGGCGGCGAAGATCGCGCTGGCGCTGGCGGGTATCCGGAAGGCTGACCTGCCGGCCTCCTACGTGCGAAACCGCCAACCGCCGGCGCCGTACCGGCCGGCCGGCCGTTTCGGAGAGCTGGTGGACCGATACCGGTGCCTGAGCTGTCATTCGGTCGGCGGGTACGGCGGCGATCTCTCGACCGTTCCGCTCGATCGCATCGGCAGCCAGTTAAAGCACGACTACATCGCGTCGTACCTGCTGAACCCCGGGGCCGTGCGCGTCAGCCTCGAAGCGCGCATGCCGGTGTTCCACATGGCGCCCGACGAGGCAAAAGAGGTCGCCGACTACTTCTCGAGCGTCTTCCTCGACGACGAACTGGAGCGGTACAACGCGCGTTTCACGCCGGCGGAGGCGCGCCACGGCCAGGAGCTCTACGGGCAGCTCGGGTGCGCAGCATGCCATCAGCTGGGGACGACCGGCGGGTACGTCGGCCCGGAGCTGTCGCACACCGGCGAACGGCTGAAGTCGGGGTGGATCGCCGCGTTCCTCACGGCGCCGACGCGCTACAAACCGGGCACATTGCAGCCCGATTACGGGCTGTCGAGCGCCGATGCGCGTGCGCTGACCGCGTATCTGAGCAGCATCGGTGAAGGCGCGGCGGGGAAGATGGGGGGTACGCGATGA
- a CDS encoding DUF2867 domain-containing protein, which yields MNILVTGATGYIGGRLVPRLAAAGHHVICLARDPQRLAGRPWPDVDVRQGDALDAKTLWRILVGVDVAYYLVHSMATGARGFGERDRVAAENFGTAARVAGVKRIIYLGGLGSDDKPLSAHLTSRHQVGNVLRASGVPVTEFRAAVVVGSGSVSFEMIRYLTERLPIIITSRWVTTRCQPIAIANVLEYLMRCLDEPRSIGRTFEIGGPDVLTYGDMMRGYAAARGLKRYLISLPVFTPRLSSWWVDLVTPIPAAYSHPLIEGLRNEVIVRDPSAHYVFDIRLISYAEAVRRATERTRLGEVETYWAGARAGLQPGVTLRVTEGMVSEERRVGSAAAPADVYAVFAGIGGARGWFYADWLWQLRGLLDRLLGGVGMRRGRRSPDDLRPGDALDFWRVETVEPNRLIRLRAEMGLPGFAWLQFEVQPRPADGTLLIQTAFFEPHGLFGLIYWHALYPIHQLIFSGLARAIVRRAEARTNPR from the coding sequence ATGAACATCCTCGTTACCGGCGCGACCGGGTACATCGGAGGGCGACTCGTCCCGCGGCTCGCGGCGGCCGGACATCACGTCATCTGTCTGGCGCGCGATCCGCAGCGGCTGGCCGGACGCCCATGGCCGGATGTCGACGTCCGGCAGGGCGACGCGCTCGACGCGAAAACGCTCTGGCGGATTCTCGTCGGCGTGGACGTCGCCTACTACCTCGTCCACTCCATGGCGACCGGCGCCCGTGGCTTCGGCGAGCGCGACCGGGTCGCGGCTGAGAACTTCGGCACGGCGGCCCGCGTGGCCGGCGTCAAGCGCATCATCTATCTGGGCGGTTTGGGCTCGGACGACAAGCCGCTGTCGGCCCACCTGACGTCACGGCACCAAGTCGGGAACGTGCTGCGCGCGTCAGGTGTGCCTGTGACGGAATTTCGCGCTGCGGTCGTAGTCGGTTCCGGCAGCGTTTCGTTCGAGATGATCCGCTACCTCACGGAACGGCTCCCCATTATCATCACGTCGCGCTGGGTGACGACGCGCTGTCAGCCGATTGCGATCGCCAACGTGCTGGAATACCTGATGCGCTGCCTCGACGAGCCGCGTTCGATCGGGCGAACGTTCGAAATCGGCGGGCCCGACGTCCTGACGTATGGCGACATGATGCGGGGGTATGCCGCCGCCCGAGGTCTCAAGCGCTACCTGATTTCGCTACCCGTGTTCACGCCACGTCTGTCGTCGTGGTGGGTCGATCTCGTGACGCCGATTCCGGCGGCGTATTCACACCCACTCATCGAGGGATTACGAAACGAGGTCATCGTGCGGGATCCGAGCGCGCATTACGTCTTCGACATCCGGCTCATTTCCTACGCCGAAGCCGTTCGACGGGCGACCGAGCGTACCCGTTTGGGCGAGGTCGAAACCTATTGGGCTGGCGCGCGCGCGGGACTCCAGCCCGGCGTGACCCTGCGCGTTACTGAGGGCATGGTCTCTGAGGAGCGGCGCGTCGGGTCGGCCGCGGCACCCGCCGACGTGTACGCGGTGTTTGCCGGCATCGGCGGGGCGCGTGGGTGGTTCTACGCCGACTGGCTCTGGCAACTGCGCGGCCTTCTCGATCGGCTCCTGGGCGGGGTGGGCATGCGGCGCGGGCGGCGCAGCCCGGACGACCTGCGTCCCGGCGATGCCCTCGATTTCTGGCGCGTGGAAACGGTGGAACCGAACCGGCTCATCCGCCTGCGCGCTGAAATGGGCCTACCCGGATTCGCCTGGCTGCAGTTTGAGGTCCAGCCCCGACCCGCGGACGGGACGCTGCTGATCCAGACCGCGTTTTTCGAGCCGCACGGTCTGTTCGGCCTCATCTATTGGCACGCCCTGTATCCAATCCACCAGCTCATCTTCTCGGGACTCGCCCGCGCGATCGTCCGGCGTGCTGAGGCTCGGACGAACCCGCGTTAG
- a CDS encoding c-type cytochrome: protein MRYARRSVTALALVGYAVAMAALVGCNRPAARPGDPLLDAIRAEERGAGNLTYAESQGRALFAHYCATCHGDEGHGDGQNASNLTPPPPDLTVPKNVSDQALVRKVIAEGSAAVGRSPLSPPWGRSLSRQEIDYLTAYCQALGRKPPK from the coding sequence ATGAGGTATGCGCGCCGATCGGTGACAGCGCTCGCGCTGGTCGGATACGCCGTCGCGATGGCCGCGCTGGTGGGCTGCAACCGGCCGGCCGCGCGGCCCGGCGATCCGCTGCTCGATGCGATTCGCGCCGAAGAGCGGGGCGCGGGCAATCTCACCTACGCCGAGAGCCAGGGCAGAGCACTGTTCGCCCACTACTGCGCCACCTGTCACGGCGACGAAGGCCACGGCGACGGTCAGAACGCGTCGAATCTGACGCCACCGCCGCCCGACCTGACGGTGCCGAAGAACGTCAGCGACCAGGCGCTCGTACGGAAAGTGATTGCGGAGGGGAGTGCGGCGGTCGGCCGCTCACCGCTCTCGCCGCCCTGGGGACGCAGCCTGAGCCGCCAGGAGATCGACTATCTGACCGCGTACTGTCAGGCGCTCGGCCGAAAGCCGCCGAAATAG
- a CDS encoding efflux RND transporter periplasmic adaptor subunit, with translation MKATRIGGAVLAVLLITGLVAVRVQRVREKEHAPTLAPAPVVVAVARVRAGQMQDARRFLGEVAALEEAPLAARIVSQVVRVTVREGDPVRRGQTLVELDPRELEDAVAAAEGTVTAASEGVAAAEQGYAAERDATARDQVLVNARAIAREQWDRSQASLAASRARLESARAQLTTARRTLDSARTRRGYAVIQAPFDGVVSARHVSPGDLAAPGKPLVTVVSTARLSVRVKVPAESAESIAVGATIRVETAGTWQPVHVSRVFPAMDASRLATFEADLPGSNLLPGSTVSVEVPLPAVSGLLLPADAVLESERAHIVFVVAGGKIRMVSVRLVAHDAAGGTVVTGALREGDMVVVGRPSRLMMLTDGAAVRIGE, from the coding sequence ATGAAGGCGACGCGCATCGGTGGAGCGGTCTTGGCCGTGCTGCTCATCACGGGTCTTGTCGCGGTGCGTGTGCAGCGGGTGCGCGAGAAGGAGCACGCGCCTACGCTGGCACCCGCGCCCGTGGTTGTGGCCGTCGCCCGTGTGCGGGCCGGCCAGATGCAGGACGCGCGTCGTTTCCTGGGCGAGGTCGCCGCCCTCGAAGAGGCGCCACTCGCCGCGCGAATCGTGTCCCAGGTCGTACGCGTCACCGTGCGGGAAGGTGACCCGGTCCGTCGGGGCCAGACGTTGGTCGAGCTGGACCCCCGTGAGCTGGAAGACGCGGTCGCCGCTGCGGAAGGGACGGTTACCGCGGCGAGCGAAGGCGTCGCCGCTGCCGAGCAGGGATACGCGGCCGAGCGAGACGCGACGGCCCGCGATCAGGTGCTCGTGAACGCCCGTGCGATCGCGCGTGAGCAGTGGGACCGGTCCCAGGCCAGCCTGGCCGCGTCCCGAGCTCGGTTGGAGTCGGCCCGAGCGCAGCTCACCACGGCGCGCCGGACCCTCGACTCGGCGCGGACGCGACGCGGCTATGCCGTCATCCAGGCGCCATTTGATGGCGTGGTGTCGGCCCGGCATGTCAGCCCGGGTGATCTCGCTGCGCCCGGCAAGCCGCTCGTCACGGTGGTCAGCACGGCCAGGCTCAGCGTGCGCGTGAAGGTCCCGGCCGAAAGCGCCGAGTCGATCGCGGTCGGAGCGACGATCCGCGTCGAGACGGCCGGCACGTGGCAGCCGGTCCACGTGTCGCGCGTCTTTCCGGCGATGGACGCGTCGCGCCTGGCGACGTTCGAAGCCGATCTGCCCGGGTCGAACCTGCTTCCGGGATCGACGGTGTCAGTCGAGGTGCCACTGCCCGCGGTTTCCGGCCTCCTTCTTCCGGCCGACGCGGTCCTCGAGAGCGAGAGAGCGCACATCGTCTTTGTGGTCGCTGGAGGGAAGATCCGCATGGTGTCGGTTCGCCTGGTGGCCCACGACGCGGCCGGTGGCACGGTCGTGACGGGTGCGTTGCGCGAGGGCGACATGGTGGTGGTCGGCCGCCCTTCGCGGCTCATGATGCTGACCGACGGAGCGGCGGTGCGCATAGGGGAATAG